Genomic segment of Bacillota bacterium:
GGCGCACCCGGGGGGTGACTTCCACCACCACCAGCCGCCCGCCCCGGCCGAGGGCCGCCCGGTACCGGCCGAGGATCACGGCGATGCCGGTGCTATCGAGAAAGGTGAGCCCCTTCAAGTTGAGAACGATGTGCCGGAGCTCGCCGTTGCCGGCCCAGGCCTCCTCGACGGGGTTGCGAAGCTGTGCGGCCGATGCCATGTCGAGTTCGCCTTCGACGCGTGCGACCAGTACGGGTCCCTGACGCTGCAGTTGGACCGTGACCGCCAAGAACGGGGCCCTCCCACTGTCTGTTTCCAGGCCACGAGTACCGCAACGCCATTACTTCGCCTGGGGCGGTGCCGGTTTCCTCCCGACAGGAACCCAGGCCTGCATAAAGGAGCGCACCTGGCGCGCCACCAGTTCGCCCCACCCGGCTACCTCGACCGGTTGGGCCACCTTGACCGGCACCTCGGCGAGAAGCTTACCCGATGCCGGTTCGACGAGCCGAACCATCCCGACCCGGGCGTCTGGCCCCAGGGGCGCCACCAGCTGTGAAGGCAGTTCAGCCTTCTTTTCCACCTGGACCTTGGTGCCCCGCTCGACGGTCATGAAGGCGTCCTGTGCCAGCACCAGGGCAACGTAGGCGGGCTTGCCGCGTGCCACCTCGGCCGCGCCCACCACGTCGCCCGAGGAGGCCAGCCGGCGCGCCTCGTAGCGCCGGAAACCCCAGTCGAACAGCGCCCTCACGTCGTTTTCCCGGTCCTTCGCCGTGGGTGCGCCCATGGTGACCGCGATGAGCCGCAGGTTATCTCTCATCGACGTGACCGCGACGCAGTAGCCGGCTTCGCTGGTCATGCCGGTCTTCAGCCCGTCCAGGCCGGGGTAGCGCTTCAACATGCGGTTGAAGTTGTAGAGTACCGGCTTTTTGATGCCGTTCTGGCGCATCGTGTACTCCCACGTGGAGACGAGTTCCAGCAGGCCGGGCGTCTGGACCGCCTGGCGGGAGAGCAGGGCCAGATCGTAGGCGCTTGCGACGTGCGGACCGGGATCGCCGGTCTGCTGGGGCGGCAGCCCCGTGGAGTTGGCGAAGCGAGTGTTTTTCATGCCCAAAGCCGCCGCGCGCCGGTTCATCATGTCGACGAACGCGCTCTCGGAGCCGGCCAGGAACTCCGCAACCGCCACCGACGCGTCGTTGGCCGAACCCACCGCGATGGCGTAGAGAAGCTCCCGCAGCGGCATGCGTTCGCCGACTTCGAGCCAGATCTGGCTGCCTCCCATCGAGGCGGCGTGCTCCGAGGCGACCACCTCGTCGGCCATGCTGGCCCGGCCTTCGCTGATGGCTTCCAGGGCCAGCATGAGGGTCATGATCTTGGTCACGCTGGCA
This window contains:
- a CDS encoding anti-sigma factor antagonist; this translates as MAVTVQLQRQGPVLVARVEGELDMASAAQLRNPVEEAWAGNGELRHIVLNLKGLTFLDSTGIAVILGRYRAALGRGGRLVVVEVTPRVRRMLEISGALRLVEVAGSEAEALTRLAPKRSGPAPRRRRRTPHER
- a CDS encoding D-alanyl-D-alanine carboxypeptidase family protein: MVRRLAMLLVALAAAVALWIVWRIPGNAPGRSEWLLTMAPPAVPELKLASRAAVLMDAASGQVFYALNPDEPLPPASVTKIMTLMLALEAISEGRASMADEVVASEHAASMGGSQIWLEVGERMPLRELLYAIAVGSANDASVAVAEFLAGSESAFVDMMNRRAAALGMKNTRFANSTGLPPQQTGDPGPHVASAYDLALLSRQAVQTPGLLELVSTWEYTMRQNGIKKPVLYNFNRMLKRYPGLDGLKTGMTSEAGYCVAVTSMRDNLRLIAVTMGAPTAKDRENDVRALFDWGFRRYEARRLASSGDVVGAAEVARGKPAYVALVLAQDAFMTVERGTKVQVEKKAELPSQLVAPLGPDARVGMVRLVEPASGKLLAEVPVKVAQPVEVAGWGELVARQVRSFMQAWVPVGRKPAPPQAK